One window from the genome of Hyperolius riggenbachi isolate aHypRig1 chromosome 6, aHypRig1.pri, whole genome shotgun sequence encodes:
- the NECAP2 gene encoding adaptin ear-binding coat-associated protein 2 isoform X2, which translates to MADSDYESVLCVKPEVHVYRIPPRSSNRGYRAAEWQLDQPAWSGRLRITSRGKMAYIKLEDKTSGRRAFIGVGFADRGDAFDFNVALQDHFKWVKQQTEFAKQAQNPETGPKLDLGFKEGQTIKINIANMKKKEGPPAAAAGKPRPLSSGPSLLPPPPGSKAPPPQSTLQPAAHAAANAATLLDLGGFSEPASSTDTWGDFTKAAGSNGSQSSSGWVQF; encoded by the exons ATGGCGGACAGCGACTACGAGTCGGTGCTCTGTGTGAAGCCGGAAGTGCACGTCTACCGGATTCCCCCCCGAAGCTCTAACCGCGGGTACCG AGCAGCAGAATGGCAGCTGGACCAACCAGCCTGGAGTGGccgtctccgcatcacctcccgggggaAGATGGCGTACATCAAGCTGGAGGACAAGACCTCCG GCCGGCGAGCATTCATTGGGGTGGGATTTGCTGATCGTGGAGATGCGTTCGACTTCAACGTTGCTTTGCAGGACCACTTCAA GTGGGTGAAGCAGCAGACGGAGTTTGCTAAACAGGCCCAGAACCCAGAGACCGGGCCCAAGCTGGACCTGGGATTTAAGGAGGGACAAACCATCAAGATTAACATAGCT AACATGAAAAAGAAGGAAGGACccccggctgctgctgctggtaaaCCACGACCCCTGAGCTCCGGGCCCAGCCTCCTCCCGCCTCCACCAGGTTCCAAAGCACCGCCCCCGCAGAGCACTCTACAGCCAGCTGCTCACGCAGCTGCTAACGCAG CGACGCTTCTGGACCTGGGAGGATTCTCAGAACCTGCTTCATCTACCGACACTTGGGGAGACTTCACAAAGGCAGCCGG CTCGAATGGCAGCCAGTCCAGCTCCGGGTGGGTTCAGTTCTGA
- the NECAP2 gene encoding adaptin ear-binding coat-associated protein 2 isoform X1, with the protein MADSDYESVLCVKPEVHVYRIPPRSSNRGYRAAEWQLDQPAWSGRLRITSRGKMAYIKLEDKTSGELFAQAPVEQFPGMAVESVADSSRYFVICIEDGNGRRAFIGVGFADRGDAFDFNVALQDHFKWVKQQTEFAKQAQNPETGPKLDLGFKEGQTIKINIANMKKKEGPPAAAAGKPRPLSSGPSLLPPPPGSKAPPPQSTLQPAAHAAANAATLLDLGGFSEPASSTDTWGDFTKAAGSNGSQSSSGWVQF; encoded by the exons ATGGCGGACAGCGACTACGAGTCGGTGCTCTGTGTGAAGCCGGAAGTGCACGTCTACCGGATTCCCCCCCGAAGCTCTAACCGCGGGTACCG AGCAGCAGAATGGCAGCTGGACCAACCAGCCTGGAGTGGccgtctccgcatcacctcccgggggaAGATGGCGTACATCAAGCTGGAGGACAAGACCTCCG GTGAGCTGTTTGCCCAGGCACCGGTGGAGCAGTTTCCGGGGATGGCGGTGGAGAGTGTCGCAGACTCTAGCCGGTATTTTGTCATTTGCATTGAGGACGGTAACG GCCGGCGAGCATTCATTGGGGTGGGATTTGCTGATCGTGGAGATGCGTTCGACTTCAACGTTGCTTTGCAGGACCACTTCAA GTGGGTGAAGCAGCAGACGGAGTTTGCTAAACAGGCCCAGAACCCAGAGACCGGGCCCAAGCTGGACCTGGGATTTAAGGAGGGACAAACCATCAAGATTAACATAGCT AACATGAAAAAGAAGGAAGGACccccggctgctgctgctggtaaaCCACGACCCCTGAGCTCCGGGCCCAGCCTCCTCCCGCCTCCACCAGGTTCCAAAGCACCGCCCCCGCAGAGCACTCTACAGCCAGCTGCTCACGCAGCTGCTAACGCAG CGACGCTTCTGGACCTGGGAGGATTCTCAGAACCTGCTTCATCTACCGACACTTGGGGAGACTTCACAAAGGCAGCCGG CTCGAATGGCAGCCAGTCCAGCTCCGGGTGGGTTCAGTTCTGA